Proteins from one Candidatus Omnitrophota bacterium genomic window:
- a CDS encoding carbon starvation protein A, translated as MSTLIFIVTSLIFLTAYFSYGKFLSKTLGIDAKRKTPADTAYDGVDYVPARNSFILFGHHFASIAGAGPIVGPVFAYIYWGWLGALIWIVFGSIFIGAVHDFVSLFISVREGGATIGQIAEKYISRRASIVFLIFLWLALILVIAVFAKFCASSFISEPKIVFPSLGLIPVAIIVGFLIYQKKVNIFAATVVGLIMLTFLIILGNSFPLVITGGNAYIIWLVILFIYSFFASIFPVNVLLQPRDYISSFLLFFGIAVAFVGIVLKPLPLAPSQVFKFSSPIGPIFPMMFITVACGAISGFHSLVSSGTTSKQLAKETDIQKIGYGAMLLEGLLAVIALICVAFGLRSIPQGEPNVIAMFAQGFGRIVFFLGDYAKFIALVIVNAFILTTLDTATRITRFLTQELTGIENKYLTTGIVIAVAGYFCISGSFQLLWPMFGASNQLVAGLALLVASSYLLKQGRNYKITLIPAIAMFIITFVALSVKAQQFFKTGNYLLFSLSIVLTLLGLFIIYEFIKRKKEYAK; from the coding sequence ATGAGCACCTTAATTTTTATTGTAACCAGCTTAATTTTTTTAACTGCTTACTTTTCGTACGGAAAGTTTTTAAGTAAAACCCTAGGTATTGATGCTAAACGTAAGACCCCGGCTGATACTGCCTACGACGGAGTAGATTATGTTCCGGCTAGAAATTCGTTTATTCTTTTTGGTCATCATTTTGCTTCTATCGCTGGAGCCGGACCAATAGTCGGACCGGTCTTTGCTTATATTTATTGGGGTTGGTTGGGTGCCTTGATTTGGATAGTTTTTGGTTCAATTTTTATCGGAGCGGTTCATGATTTTGTTTCACTTTTTATCTCGGTGCGTGAAGGTGGAGCGACTATCGGGCAAATTGCTGAGAAGTATATATCCCGGCGCGCGAGTATAGTTTTTTTAATCTTTTTATGGCTGGCTTTAATTTTAGTTATTGCCGTATTCGCTAAGTTTTGTGCCAGCAGTTTTATTAGTGAACCGAAAATAGTTTTTCCTTCTTTGGGCTTAATCCCGGTGGCAATCATAGTTGGGTTTTTAATTTATCAGAAGAAAGTTAATATTTTTGCAGCTACCGTAGTTGGATTAATAATGTTAACTTTTTTAATTATTCTTGGGAATAGTTTTCCTTTAGTTATCACCGGAGGCAATGCTTATATTATTTGGCTGGTTATTCTTTTTATTTATTCTTTTTTTGCTTCGATTTTTCCGGTGAATGTGCTTTTGCAGCCGCGGGATTATATTTCTAGTTTTTTGCTTTTTTTTGGAATCGCGGTTGCCTTTGTGGGAATAGTTTTAAAACCATTACCTTTAGCTCCATCTCAGGTATTTAAATTTAGCAGTCCGATTGGTCCGATATTTCCGATGATGTTTATTACTGTAGCTTGTGGGGCGATTTCCGGGTTTCATTCCTTAGTCTCTAGCGGTACAACTTCTAAACAGTTAGCCAAGGAGACTGATATTCAAAAAATCGGCTACGGGGCAATGCTTCTGGAAGGTCTGCTTGCAGTGATTGCTTTAATTTGTGTTGCTTTTGGTTTGCGGAGCATACCTCAAGGCGAGCCTAATGTTATTGCGATGTTTGCTCAAGGATTTGGCCGGATTGTATTTTTCTTAGGAGATTATGCTAAGTTTATCGCTTTGGTTATCGTTAATGCTTTTATTTTGACCACTTTAGACACGGCAACTAGAATTACTCGATTTTTGACTCAGGAACTTACTGGAATAGAGAACAAGTATCTGACTACTGGGATTGTAATAGCAGTTGCTGGGTATTTTTGTATAAGCGGGAGCTTCCAATTGCTCTGGCCAATGTTCGGGGCATCGAATCAATTAGTAGCTGGATTAGCCTTATTGGTTGCTAGTAGCTATTTGCTTAAGCAAGGAAGAAATTATAAGATAACCTTGATTCCGGCGATAGCTATGTTTATAATAACCTTTGTGGCTCTTTCAGTGAAAGCCCAACAGTTTTTTAAGACTGGCAACTATTTATTGTTTAGCCTTAGCATTGTTTTGACTTTGTTGGGATTGTTTATTATTTATGAGTTTATAAAGAGGAAAAAAGAATATGCCAAGTAA
- a CDS encoding aspartate kinase, protein MPSKKLIVQKYGGSSVATPKHIENVSKRVIAYAKKGNKVVVIVSAMGDTTDELISLAKKINPHPSEREMDMLVSTGEQISCSLLALAIHKRGFDAISFTGPQVGIITDTYHSQAKILKIETDRIKKELTKGRIVIVAGFQGLSTALEITTLGRGGSDLSAVAMAVSLGADICEIYTDVDGIYTADPRIVKNASKLKDITFDEMLELASLGAQVMHTRAVEVAKKFNIPLHVRSSFLKKEGTTIMKNSPGIEDPVVRGVALTENEAKITICNVPDKPGVAARLFKELARNNVNVDMIVQNVSHKRTTDISFTAPKKNLTKALKISKQLAKKIGARSVTSDETIAKVSVVGVGMKSHSGVAARCFEVLAKNKINIDMISTSEISISCVVKKGSGKRALRLLHQAFKLSKIKS, encoded by the coding sequence ATGCCAAGTAAAAAGTTAATTGTTCAAAAATACGGTGGTTCCTCAGTAGCTACCCCTAAACATATTGAAAATGTTTCCAAGCGAGTTATTGCCTATGCTAAAAAGGGGAATAAGGTTGTAGTCATTGTTTCGGCGATGGGAGATACTACCGATGAGCTTATCAGCTTAGCTAAAAAGATTAATCCACATCCTTCAGAACGGGAGATGGATATGCTTGTGTCGACTGGTGAGCAAATTTCTTGTTCGCTCTTAGCTTTGGCAATTCATAAAAGGGGATTCGATGCGATATCTTTTACCGGGCCACAAGTAGGCATAATTACCGATACTTATCATAGCCAGGCTAAAATTCTTAAAATTGAAACTGATCGAATAAAGAAAGAACTAACGAAAGGCAGAATTGTTATTGTTGCCGGGTTCCAGGGTTTGAGCACTGCCTTAGAGATTACCACCTTGGGTCGTGGGGGTTCGGATTTAAGTGCCGTAGCTATGGCAGTTTCTTTAGGGGCAGATATTTGTGAGATTTATACTGATGTTGATGGAATTTACACTGCTGATCCAAGAATAGTAAAAAATGCCAGTAAATTAAAGGATATAACTTTTGACGAAATGCTTGAGCTTGCTTCACTTGGAGCTCAGGTTATGCATACTCGAGCTGTTGAAGTAGCTAAGAAATTTAACATTCCTTTGCATGTGAGAAGCAGTTTTCTGAAAAAGGAGGGAACAACAATTATGAAGAATTCGCCAGGTATAGAGGATCCGGTAGTGCGCGGAGTGGCCCTTACCGAAAATGAAGCTAAGATTACAATTTGCAATGTTCCTGATAAGCCGGGAGTTGCTGCTCGTTTATTTAAGGAGTTAGCTCGGAACAATGTTAATGTCGATATGATTGTTCAGAATGTTAGCCATAAGCGGACTACCGATATTTCTTTTACTGCACCAAAAAAGAATTTAACCAAAGCGCTTAAGATATCAAAGCAGCTGGCAAAAAAGATTGGTGCCAGAAGTGTGACATCCGATGAGACTATTGCTAAGGTTTCGGTGGTCGGGGTAGGTATGAAATCACACTCAGGAGTTGCTGCTAGGTGTTTTGAGGTTTTGGCTAAAAACAAGATCAATATTGATATGATTTCTACTTCCGAGATAAGTATTTCTTGTGTAGTTAAAAAAGGTTCTGGAAAGAGAGCCCTAAGGCTGCTTCATCAAGCCTTTAAATTAAGTAAAATAAAATCATGA
- the cimA gene encoding citramalate synthase, with protein MNKKRVYIYDTTLRDGSQTEGISYSAQDKINIAKKLDDFGVDFIEGGWPFSNPKDKELFDYFKKNPLKKSKLVPFGSTAHPAHPASEDENLLSLVSSGTEYVTIFGKTWDLHVKEVLKIKPEDNLRIISDSVAFLKKKGKRVFYDAEHFFDGYKSNSKYALETLAVAIKAGAELIIFCDTNGGTLPWEVKEIAAKVKADLALDSFGIHCHNDLGLAVANSVSSVDQGCCHIQGTINGYGERCGNADLISIMGILQLKMGQSVVSPKKMEGLVHLSHFVSEVSNMVHRDNHPFIGRSAFAHKGGVHIDAVIKNPLAYEHLEPKKVGNKSRFVVSELAGKSTLVVKAKELDFDLDKKSKQAKDLHSLIQKLENQGYQFEAAEASFKLLLEKELKKCKKFFDLVSFKTVVEKREDGKMASEATIKLKIKDKMEQATSEGDGPVNALDAALRKVLAKFYPTLASMHLTDFKVRVLDEKSGTAAKVRVLIQSQDEKDNWSTIGVSENIIEASWQALLDSVEYKLLKDTKKPS; from the coding sequence ATGAACAAGAAAAGAGTTTATATTTACGATACAACCTTAAGAGATGGTTCACAGACTGAAGGGATATCTTACTCAGCTCAGGATAAGATTAATATCGCCAAGAAGCTAGATGATTTTGGGGTTGATTTTATCGAGGGCGGTTGGCCCTTTTCAAACCCTAAGGATAAAGAACTTTTTGATTATTTTAAGAAGAATCCGTTGAAGAAAAGCAAGTTGGTTCCTTTTGGTTCAACTGCTCATCCGGCTCATCCGGCGAGTGAGGATGAAAATCTTCTTAGTTTAGTTTCCTCCGGCACTGAGTACGTTACTATTTTTGGAAAGACCTGGGATTTACACGTAAAAGAAGTTTTAAAGATAAAGCCAGAGGACAATTTAAGGATAATTTCTGACAGCGTTGCTTTTTTAAAGAAAAAAGGCAAACGGGTTTTCTATGATGCCGAACATTTCTTTGATGGCTATAAGAGCAACTCTAAATATGCTTTAGAGACACTGGCCGTAGCAATAAAGGCCGGAGCTGAGCTAATTATTTTTTGTGATACTAACGGTGGGACTTTGCCTTGGGAAGTTAAAGAGATCGCCGCTAAAGTTAAGGCTGATCTAGCTTTAGATAGCTTTGGGATCCATTGTCATAATGATTTAGGTCTAGCTGTTGCCAATTCGGTTTCTTCGGTTGATCAAGGTTGCTGTCATATCCAGGGTACAATCAATGGTTATGGTGAGCGTTGCGGTAATGCGGATTTAATTTCGATCATGGGAATTTTACAGCTTAAGATGGGGCAATCAGTAGTTTCGCCAAAAAAGATGGAAGGGTTAGTTCACCTTTCTCACTTTGTCAGCGAAGTGAGCAATATGGTCCATCGCGATAATCATCCTTTTATCGGAAGGAGCGCTTTCGCTCATAAAGGCGGAGTACATATTGATGCGGTAATAAAGAACCCTTTGGCCTATGAGCATCTTGAGCCTAAAAAAGTTGGCAATAAAAGTAGATTTGTAGTTTCCGAGTTGGCCGGAAAGTCCACCTTGGTGGTTAAGGCTAAGGAGTTAGATTTTGATTTAGATAAAAAATCAAAGCAAGCCAAAGATTTACATTCGTTAATTCAAAAATTAGAAAATCAAGGTTATCAATTTGAAGCTGCCGAAGCTTCTTTTAAGTTATTGCTTGAAAAAGAGCTTAAAAAATGTAAGAAGTTCTTTGATCTGGTAAGTTTCAAGACTGTAGTTGAAAAAAGAGAAGACGGTAAAATGGCTTCTGAGGCTACGATTAAATTAAAAATTAAAGATAAGATGGAACAAGCTACTTCCGAAGGTGACGGTCCAGTTAATGCTTTAGATGCTGCTCTTCGCAAGGTCCTAGCTAAGTTTTATCCGACCCTTGCTTCGATGCATTTAACTGATTTTAAGGTGAGAGTCCTAGATGAAAAATCAGGTACGGCGGCCAAAGTAAGGGTGCTTATCCAATCTCAGGATGAAAAAGATAATTGGTCGACTATCGGAGTATCGGAAAATATCATCGAAGCCTCCTGGCAAGCCCTTTTGGATAGTGTGGAATATAAATTGCTGAAGGATACCAAGAAGCCCAGTTGA
- the ilvB gene encoding biosynthetic-type acetolactate synthase large subunit, with amino-acid sequence MKGAKILIESLLKEGVEVIFGYPGGSVIPLFDSLYDSPIKLIVPRHEQAGAHMADGYARSTGKVGVCLATSGPGATNLTTGIATAHMDSVSMVAITGQVKNSLIGNDAFQEADVTGITRSISKHNYLVKDVKDLAYTIKEAFYLASSGRPGPVVIDLPVDVQMQDAKFDYFDKIEIRSYRPSHFGHAGQIKKILKLIYSAKKPVLITGGGIIISGANQELLRFAEKTNIPVTTTFMGLGGFPSTHKLALGMPGMHGTVYANMAITESDLLISVGSRFDDRVTGKLSEFAPKAKIVHIDIDPTSISKNINVDIPVVGDAKTVLEQLIEELDESKLSNLDSWHKNIETWKKKNPLKYSQEKTGKIKPQYVIEEIYNQTKGGAIIVTEVGQHQMWAAQFYKYDYPRSFLSSGGLGTMGYGFPAAIGAKIANSNKEVIVIAGDGSIQMNIQELATLSAYNVNIKIIILNNNYLGMVRQWQELFYDRRYSGTPLKNPDFVKVAEGYGIKGIRVKKPSDVKSAVKEILSSKKPVLADFWIEEEENVFPMVPAGEAINRMIGGMA; translated from the coding sequence ATGAAAGGCGCTAAGATACTAATTGAAAGCTTACTTAAGGAGGGAGTTGAGGTAATTTTTGGCTACCCGGGAGGTTCAGTCATACCTTTGTTTGATTCTCTTTACGATTCTCCAATTAAGCTTATCGTTCCCCGCCATGAACAAGCTGGAGCTCATATGGCTGATGGTTATGCTCGTTCAACCGGAAAGGTCGGAGTTTGCCTAGCAACTTCTGGGCCTGGGGCAACCAATCTAACTACTGGTATTGCCACCGCTCATATGGATTCAGTTTCAATGGTAGCTATCACTGGACAGGTAAAGAATTCTTTAATCGGTAACGATGCTTTTCAGGAAGCTGATGTTACTGGAATCACCCGTTCTATTTCCAAGCATAATTACTTAGTAAAAGACGTTAAGGATCTAGCTTATACAATAAAAGAGGCTTTTTACTTAGCTAGCAGCGGAAGGCCGGGGCCGGTTGTTATTGATCTTCCGGTAGACGTTCAAATGCAAGATGCTAAGTTTGACTATTTTGATAAGATTGAAATAAGGAGCTATCGGCCTAGCCACTTCGGCCATGCCGGTCAAATAAAGAAAATTCTTAAGCTAATCTATAGTGCTAAAAAACCGGTTTTAATTACCGGAGGTGGAATTATTATCTCCGGAGCCAATCAGGAGCTTTTGCGGTTTGCTGAGAAAACTAATATTCCGGTTACGACCACTTTTATGGGTTTGGGTGGTTTTCCTTCGACCCATAAGCTAGCCTTAGGTATGCCGGGGATGCATGGAACAGTTTATGCTAATATGGCTATCACTGAAAGTGATCTTTTAATTTCAGTGGGCAGCCGTTTTGACGACCGAGTTACCGGAAAGCTTTCTGAATTTGCACCGAAAGCCAAGATAGTCCATATTGATATTGATCCGACTTCAATAAGCAAGAATATTAATGTTGATATTCCTGTAGTTGGCGATGCTAAAACAGTTCTTGAGCAGTTAATTGAAGAGTTAGATGAATCAAAACTTTCTAATTTAGATAGTTGGCATAAGAACATTGAAACTTGGAAGAAAAAGAATCCGCTTAAGTACAGCCAAGAAAAAACCGGAAAAATTAAACCTCAATATGTTATCGAGGAAATTTATAATCAGACTAAGGGCGGAGCGATAATCGTTACTGAGGTAGGCCAACATCAGATGTGGGCAGCCCAATTTTATAAATATGATTATCCGCGTAGCTTTTTATCAAGCGGTGGTCTGGGCACAATGGGTTATGGCTTTCCGGCAGCAATCGGAGCTAAAATAGCAAATTCTAATAAGGAAGTAATAGTTATTGCCGGAGACGGCTCTATTCAGATGAATATTCAGGAGTTAGCAACTTTGAGTGCTTATAACGTTAACATAAAGATAATTATTCTAAATAATAATTATTTGGGTATGGTTAGGCAATGGCAGGAGCTTTTTTATGATCGTCGCTATTCGGGAACGCCTTTAAAAAACCCTGATTTTGTAAAGGTTGCCGAGGGTTATGGTATAAAAGGCATCAGGGTAAAAAAGCCCTCAGATGTAAAAAGTGCAGTAAAAGAAATTTTATCTTCAAAAAAACCAGTTTTGGCTGATTTTTGGATTGAAGAGGAAGAGAATGTTTTTCCAATGGTTCCGGCTGGTGAGGCTATTAATCGGATGATTGGAGGCATGGCATAG
- the ilvN gene encoding acetolactate synthase small subunit produces MKHTIQALVENKFGVLARVASLFSARGYNISSLAVGETQDPTISCMTIVVSAEDERILEQIKKQLHKLIDVITVIDFTRRDHIDRELLLAKVVKTKESKATIDKLIKAYDLKLTEETGGYCIIEVSAEHHKIKEVLQSLKKFELKELVRTGRIAISK; encoded by the coding sequence ATAAAACATACAATTCAAGCACTAGTTGAAAATAAGTTTGGCGTATTGGCTAGGGTTGCTTCTTTATTTAGCGCTCGCGGTTACAATATCAGTTCTTTGGCTGTCGGTGAAACTCAGGATCCAACAATTTCTTGCATGACGATTGTGGTTAGCGCTGAAGATGAAAGAATACTAGAGCAGATTAAAAAGCAGCTCCATAAACTTATTGATGTTATCACGGTTATTGATTTTACGCGTCGTGACCATATCGATCGAGAACTGCTTTTGGCCAAGGTTGTTAAAACCAAGGAATCAAAAGCCACGATTGATAAATTAATTAAGGCTTACGATTTAAAACTTACCGAAGAAACTGGCGGTTACTGCATTATTGAAGTTTCTGCTGAGCATCATAAAATAAAAGAAGTCCTCCAAAGTCTAAAAAAGTTTGAGCTTAAAGAATTGGTAAGGACAGGTAGGATAGCAATTAGCAAATAA